The nucleotide window CTCCGCCAGGAGCACGCCGATCGCGTCCTCCCCGTAGCCGTTCGAGGCCACGACCAGGCGCGGCCTCAGCGCCTCGGTCAGGAGGGCGAAGAAACGCTCGGGCTCGTCCAGGACCGAAGCCACCCGGGGAACCCGGAGCGGCAGCGGGGGGCGCCAGGACGCGGGGAGGTTGTAGAGGTCCTTCTCGGTACAGGCCAGGAAGGAGGCCCCGGCCCCGGTCCCCTCGGCGAGAAGCGCCTCCAGGTCGTGCGGCCGGTAGCGGTGATGGTCCTTGAAGCGGTGCTCCCCGACGATCCGGAGCCCCTCGTCCCTCAGGGACCGGGCGAAGCTCTCCGGATTGCCGATCGCCGAGAAGGCCAGGACGGGGCTCCCGGGCGCGGGCGGATCGCAGGGGCGCAGAGCGCCGTCCCATTCGCCCCAGCCGTCGATCCGCAGGCGGGAGGTGAAGATGCGCTCCGCGGGGACGTGGCGCTCCACCGCCGTGCGGAGCGCGCTCAGGGCTTCGGGGCCGGCCTGGTCGACCTTCGTCAGGACGACGACGTGGGCCCGCGCCAGGGCGGAGGGGGGTTCCCGAAGGATGCCCGAGGGGATCAGGGTTCCGTTTCCGAAAGGGCAGGCCGCGTCGATGAGGACCACGTCGACGTCGCGGCCCAGCCGACGGTGCTGGAAGGCGTCGTCGGCGATCGTCAGCTCGACGCCGCGCCGGCGCAGCTCGCGGACTCCCTCGATGCGGCGCCGCGCGATGGCGACGGGCACGTCGGCCAGCCGCTCGGAGAGGAGCAGGGGCTCGTCGCCCGCCGCGGCCCGGTCCCCGTCCCCGCCCTCGACGACCAGGACCGACCCGGACCGGGAGCGGCCCCCGCCGTACCCGCGGCTGACGATTCCGACCCGGACGCCGCGGTCCCGCATGGTGCGGGCCAGCATCTCGACGAAGGGGGTCTTGTTCGTCCCTCCGTAGGTCAGGTTTCCCACGCTGATCAGGGGCAGGGGCGGCTCGTCCGAGCGTTTCAGCCCGTGGCGGTGGAGAAAGCCCCAGGAGCCGACGATCAGCCGGTTCAGCCAGGACGCGGGCGTCAGGAGCGCCCAGAGGGGCGAGAAGCGCTCTCCCCGGACGTGGGCCATGTAGTTTCGGACGATCGCTCCGCCCAGGCGCGTCATGTCCGCTCCCCGGCGGTGTCCTCGAACTGCAGGCGATGGAGCCGGGCGTAGAGCCCGCCCTCCCGGACCAGGGCGTCGTGCGTGCCCTCCTGGACGATCCGGCCGTCCTCCAGCACCAGGATGCGGTCGGCCGAGCGTACGGTGGAGAGCCGATGCGCGATGACGAAGGCGGTCCGGCCCGCCATAGCGCGGTTCATCGCCTCCTGGACCTGCCGTTCCACGGCCAGGTCCAGGGACGAGGTCGCCTCGTCCAGGATCAGGATGCGGGGGTCGCGGACGACGGCCCGCGCGATGGCGATGCGCTGCCTCTGCCCTCCGGACAGGGTGACGCCGCGCTCGCCGACCTCCGTGGCGTAGCCCTCGGGCAGGCCCTCGATGAAGCCGTCGATGTCGGCCACGTGCGCCGCCCTCCGGATCGCCGACATGAGTTCCGGGTCGGACAGGGGGTCGTGGCCCGGCGCCGGAAGCCCGTAGGCGATGTTGAAGGCGATGGAGCCCTTCATCAGGACGGACTCCTGCGGGACGATGCCGATCTGCCGGCGGAGCCGGGGCAGAAGCAGGGTGGCCGCATCGTGCCCGTCGATGAGGACGCGGCCCGACGTGGGGTCGTAGAAGCGCGGGATGAGGTCCACCAGGGTCGACTTGCCCGAGCCGGTGGGGCCGACGACGGCGATCCGCTCGCCCGGTCGGACGGAGAGGCTGATCCCCTTCAGGATCTCCCGCCCCTCGGTATAGGAGAACCGGACGTCCTCGAAGGTGACCTCGCCGCGGAGCCGTCCGGGGTCGGTCCGGGAGCGGTCCGTCGGCTCCGTGGGGGTGTCCAGCATGGCGAAGATGCGCTCCGCCGCGGCCAGGCCGGTCTGGAGCGCTCCCATGCGGCTCATGACGGTACGGATGGGCTGGACCATGAAGGCGATGTAGCCGATGAAGGCGATCAGCTCGCCGGGCGACAGGGCCCCGCCGATCACGCTCCGGCCCCCGAACCAGAAGACGACG belongs to Fretibacterium sp. OH1220_COT-178 and includes:
- the lpxK gene encoding tetraacyldisaccharide 4'-kinase, whose product is MTRLGGAIVRNYMAHVRGERFSPLWALLTPASWLNRLIVGSWGFLHRHGLKRSDEPPLPLISVGNLTYGGTNKTPFVEMLARTMRDRGVRVGIVSRGYGGGRSRSGSVLVVEGGDGDRAAAGDEPLLLSERLADVPVAIARRRIEGVRELRRRGVELTIADDAFQHRRLGRDVDVVLIDAACPFGNGTLIPSGILREPPSALARAHVVVLTKVDQAGPEALSALRTAVERHVPAERIFTSRLRIDGWGEWDGALRPCDPPAPGSPVLAFSAIGNPESFARSLRDEGLRIVGEHRFKDHHRYRPHDLEALLAEGTGAGASFLACTEKDLYNLPASWRPPLPLRVPRVASVLDEPERFFALLTEALRPRLVVASNGYGEDAIGVLLAERLRTRFPASEVLAFPLVGRGDAYRASGFPVRSAPSVTPSGGVVKYRLRDLWGDMRAGLLRHVRDQLRAWAALRDSVRTPLCVGDVYLLLHTLWGCGVRPLFVATAKTVHLSGHWRLERALIRRFVLRTWTRDPESAEQLQRSGADAVYAGSPIMDLLGDAPPAPPPGPPGPGDVPLVLLLPGSRLRAYEDVRLLLDAAGRLNGARPCRFRMVLAPTLSASRLIASCAGWTPEGPEEKPRALRRGTLRLDLTTEPVSTAARGADLLIGLGGTANQLCAGLGIPVVSIDEKGKRVQKKLLGDAEILVEATPEALAECALRVLADPGLYERMSSAGRARMGAPGALADMADHAASALGWDARERLYTRLRDGL
- a CDS encoding ABC transporter ATP-binding protein — protein: MPTQEKTTPSRPGAVRRLAAHTAPYRYRLAGAVFFMLASSGLNILPPWLFKSVVDDVLISKNLFALNLICVSVVLIFVLKAMTLYGQQYLMNDVGQRVVMDIRIVLYDHMQRMSLRTLHAARVGELMSRITGDVATLQNLVTNTFVDLVFNAVTFVGMFSFILYLNWRLTLLIVVVLPVVAWLLAFAARRLRRAGHRVQERLADLTAIATEAFSAIRVVRAFATEEQELERFRRGNVENFDALLRAVRIQAFLSGVIEIFLICALAVVFWFGGRSVIGGALSPGELIAFIGYIAFMVQPIRTVMSRMGALQTGLAAAERIFAMLDTPTEPTDRSRTDPGRLRGEVTFEDVRFSYTEGREILKGISLSVRPGERIAVVGPTGSGKSTLVDLIPRFYDPTSGRVLIDGHDAATLLLPRLRRQIGIVPQESVLMKGSIAFNIAYGLPAPGHDPLSDPELMSAIRRAAHVADIDGFIEGLPEGYATEVGERGVTLSGGQRQRIAIARAVVRDPRILILDEATSSLDLAVERQVQEAMNRAMAGRTAFVIAHRLSTVRSADRILVLEDGRIVQEGTHDALVREGGLYARLHRLQFEDTAGERT